One Embleya scabrispora DNA segment encodes these proteins:
- a CDS encoding hydroxyacid dehydrogenase, whose translation MNEPATVPTALLVMEEARRADVYPPEVLAGLGRLVHWQGPPLTRQELDADPDVLRDVDLLLTGWGAPVLDDALLSHAPRLRAVLVAAGSVRHLTTPAFWERDIPIVSAAAANAVPVAEFTLAHVLLGLKQAHHIAREVAHHRRFPTNPDVPGAYRSRVGLLGLGHIGRLVAAHLARFDVEVLATDPVASSDTAERAGVRLVSIDELFAGCHVVSLHAPLLPETRGSIGARLLGSMRPGATLINTARGALIDESAATEVLRARPDLTAVLDVTHPEPPAADSPLFTLPNVVLTPHLAGAMGAERHRLGRLVLDEVRRLTEGRPLRHAIDPAHAASLA comes from the coding sequence ATGAACGAACCGGCCACCGTACCGACCGCGCTGTTGGTCATGGAGGAAGCACGCCGGGCCGACGTCTACCCGCCCGAAGTGCTGGCCGGGCTCGGCCGGCTCGTGCACTGGCAGGGTCCGCCCCTCACCCGGCAGGAGCTCGACGCGGACCCGGATGTGCTGCGGGACGTCGACCTTTTGCTCACGGGCTGGGGCGCACCCGTCCTGGACGACGCCCTCCTGTCACATGCCCCTCGGCTGCGGGCGGTTCTCGTCGCGGCGGGATCCGTCCGGCATCTGACGACTCCCGCCTTCTGGGAACGCGACATCCCGATCGTCTCGGCCGCCGCGGCCAACGCCGTTCCGGTGGCGGAGTTCACCCTCGCCCATGTCCTGCTCGGACTGAAGCAGGCCCACCACATCGCGCGGGAGGTGGCACACCACCGCCGCTTCCCCACCAATCCCGACGTCCCGGGCGCCTACCGGTCACGGGTGGGCCTGTTGGGGCTCGGGCACATAGGCCGGCTCGTCGCCGCCCACCTGGCCCGCTTCGACGTCGAGGTCCTCGCCACGGATCCCGTCGCCTCCTCGGACACCGCCGAGCGCGCGGGGGTCCGGCTGGTCTCCATCGACGAACTCTTCGCCGGCTGCCACGTCGTCAGCCTCCACGCGCCGCTGCTGCCCGAGACCCGCGGCTCGATCGGGGCGCGACTGCTGGGCTCCATGCGGCCGGGCGCGACGCTGATCAACACCGCGCGGGGCGCGCTGATCGACGAGAGCGCCGCCACGGAGGTCCTGCGGGCCAGGCCCGACCTCACCGCCGTACTCGACGTAACGCACCCCGAGCCCCCGGCCGCCGACTCGCCACTGTTCACCCTTCCCAACGTCGTCCTGACACCGCACCTGGCCGGCGCCATGGGCGCCGAACGCCACCGCCTCGGTCGGCTCGTGCTCGACGAGGTCCGCCGCCTCACCGAGGGCCGGCCGCTTCGACACGCCATCGACCCCGCCCACGCCGCGTCATTGGCTTGA